One region of Metallibacterium scheffleri genomic DNA includes:
- the traD gene encoding conjugative transfer system coupling protein TraD (Members of this protein family are the putative conjugative coupling factor, TraD, as the term is used for the SXT and TOL plasmid systems.) translates to MNESTIKQRYLHPFRHHYERWPALAWFGAGMLMVAQMLTADAPRLVLGVCALVCFAISVPWMKRWFRLMETLERMQECKVQAIPYSHFDRDVHADNSKIFAGWGFDWNQHEAQMAHEVILADPKNIQQAYDVESPGQSWIHGISVDEAAIYLPVADEHTLIVAMTRWGKTVLFRLLIAQAVRRGEAVIVLDPKGDKGMRAATMQACHEVGKDLLEFNMASPATSVRLDPMRTFDDASELASRVAALLGRSTKDKAFTDFSFMVLNNVCNGLLLCQRRPTLVSIKRVLDGGLEQLLSQAIIAYCNRELAPGWDASLDGYRRSIQARRKKSSGSSENEALMLTPDEEAKALTNFYREKVSHVRGSSELDGLIATVEHDSEHRSKMLTSLMPVLTKLTSGPLARLLSTDETDPGDTRKITDIARVIEQQQVLYVGLNALANEDVANAIGEILMADLAAVCGSRYNYATTRKVVSIYIDEAPELLNAELIKLLNKGGGGAFRLTLACQVIKDIEARLGSSAMAEKVIGNIANFIFGRVTAEESQSFFTERLLKVPIRSLEHSRTVSTQTMEPMEFTSSQGERLSVSMEPPIDPAMLGCLPKLQYFGLIGSRLVKVRIPVLVADET, encoded by the coding sequence ATGAATGAATCAACCATCAAGCAGCGTTATCTGCACCCGTTCCGGCATCACTACGAGCGTTGGCCCGCCTTGGCATGGTTTGGTGCTGGGATGCTAATGGTTGCCCAGATGCTGACCGCGGATGCGCCGCGTCTCGTCCTCGGTGTGTGCGCGCTGGTTTGCTTCGCGATTTCGGTGCCGTGGATGAAGCGTTGGTTTCGCCTGATGGAGACCCTTGAGCGCATGCAGGAATGCAAAGTTCAAGCAATTCCATACTCGCACTTTGACAGGGATGTTCATGCTGACAACTCGAAGATATTCGCAGGATGGGGCTTCGACTGGAACCAGCATGAAGCGCAAATGGCACACGAGGTGATACTGGCAGACCCGAAGAATATCCAACAGGCGTACGACGTCGAGTCACCAGGGCAGTCGTGGATCCACGGGATCAGCGTCGACGAAGCGGCGATCTACTTGCCAGTCGCCGACGAACACACACTGATTGTCGCGATGACTCGCTGGGGCAAGACGGTCCTATTCAGGCTTTTGATCGCGCAAGCTGTGCGCCGTGGCGAAGCGGTGATCGTGCTCGACCCAAAGGGCGACAAGGGGATGCGCGCCGCGACAATGCAGGCGTGCCACGAAGTTGGGAAGGATCTGCTGGAGTTCAACATGGCGTCGCCGGCAACGTCGGTTCGATTGGACCCTATGCGAACATTCGACGACGCATCCGAGTTGGCATCCCGTGTGGCAGCGCTACTGGGGCGCTCCACAAAGGACAAGGCCTTCACGGATTTCAGCTTCATGGTGCTGAACAACGTGTGCAACGGGTTGCTGTTGTGCCAGAGGCGACCGACACTGGTTTCCATCAAGCGCGTTCTGGACGGGGGGCTGGAGCAGCTCCTGTCTCAGGCGATCATTGCCTACTGCAACAGGGAACTCGCGCCGGGATGGGACGCTTCGCTGGATGGGTATCGGCGCTCGATTCAAGCGCGGCGCAAAAAGTCGTCTGGCTCATCCGAGAACGAGGCGTTGATGTTGACCCCCGACGAAGAAGCCAAAGCGCTGACTAATTTTTACCGCGAAAAGGTTTCGCACGTTCGCGGCAGCTCCGAGCTCGATGGCCTCATTGCAACGGTCGAGCATGACTCGGAACATCGTTCGAAGATGCTGACCTCCCTGATGCCGGTATTGACCAAGCTCACCAGTGGACCGTTGGCACGGCTGCTTTCGACCGATGAAACCGACCCTGGCGATACACGCAAAATCACCGACATCGCGCGCGTTATTGAACAGCAACAGGTGCTTTATGTCGGTTTGAACGCTCTGGCGAACGAAGACGTCGCCAATGCCATCGGCGAGATATTGATGGCCGATCTGGCTGCGGTTTGCGGCAGCCGCTACAACTATGCGACAACCAGAAAGGTGGTCTCGATCTACATCGATGAAGCGCCGGAGTTGCTGAATGCAGAACTCATCAAGTTGTTGAACAAGGGCGGTGGCGGTGCATTCCGGTTGACGCTTGCATGCCAGGTCATCAAGGACATCGAGGCGCGGCTCGGCAGTTCCGCAATGGCCGAGAAGGTCATCGGCAACATTGCAAATTTCATATTCGGACGTGTCACCGCAGAAGAGTCCCAGTCGTTCTTCACCGAGCGCCTTTTGAAAGTGCCGATCAGGTCACTTGAGCACTCGCGCACTGTTTCAACGCAAACCATGGAGCCCATGGAGTTCACATCCTCTCAGGGTGAGAGGCTGTCGGTTTCGATGGAGCCTCCGATCGACCCCGCGATGCTCGGATGCCTGCCCAAGTTGCAGTATTTCGGCTTGATTGGGAGCCGCCTCGTGAAGGTGCGTATTCCAGTGCTCGTGGCTGATGAAACATAA
- the mobH gene encoding MobH family relaxase: MNILWPQDDDDARKSDPIAQRAELGMGSVRPVHAFSECVGPNGTARAIPVPAIVELLNPKLLELQHELGFDDERFSRVVMPMIRRYVGWTHLLPASANHHHSRLGGLASHGIEVATLAARATHNSVMDFDPKFMRDLELRSKRRSLWPLAAATAAMHHDIGKPLIDLLVTSTETGSLWNPFVEPIDAWVGREHVEYYAIRWRPGPRLNRHEAFGVLLMGQIAGHEVFGELSGFGRDVMEAVVIAVIGSENDSFGLSQMVAAADAESSKTDRSRLSEFWSEGSLMSDPIVNRLLESANALLKRRSWVANGPGHPILLSEQGAYLIWPKAFNSMMKELQQQQRAVGVPNDPVEVAQMFVRAGVAKPRILANGQPSALWALAMPEQAESGAHAGGGSPFDAFVDAMRQTSQALLIPDPSPMLSGVAVATPMAVRLAPEPGAAVIADSHPVMAAETAGTGVEAFACDANETHGAGVIQPAAPELQRESAIEAESTKNLARSGSSTGNQSLEDAPLDEPGVAMPDPDDKTSASDDVVSGAENVLKSVGMLGAALIDLARKIAADQSFQANEYVCERRNGPLLVRWPNAIKCVSSDVRDIADEIGNHPEYLSNSLDGRELPSGGLTYSYAVRGKAWNVIALNSELSTAFSTIARSGRPSSP; this comes from the coding sequence TTGAACATCCTGTGGCCGCAGGATGATGACGATGCACGAAAGTCGGACCCAATTGCTCAGCGCGCTGAGTTAGGCATGGGATCTGTCCGTCCCGTGCATGCATTCTCAGAGTGCGTCGGCCCCAACGGCACTGCGCGTGCGATACCCGTGCCTGCGATCGTCGAGCTTCTTAACCCGAAACTGCTGGAACTGCAGCATGAACTTGGCTTTGACGACGAGCGTTTTTCGCGCGTGGTCATGCCAATGATTCGGCGGTATGTCGGCTGGACACACCTATTGCCGGCAAGCGCCAACCATCACCATTCACGTCTTGGTGGGCTGGCGAGTCATGGCATCGAAGTAGCTACGCTGGCCGCACGGGCTACCCATAATTCTGTTATGGACTTTGACCCAAAATTCATGCGTGACCTAGAACTGCGGTCCAAGCGCAGAAGCCTATGGCCGCTCGCGGCTGCGACCGCCGCCATGCACCATGACATTGGCAAGCCTCTGATCGACTTGCTGGTAACCAGTACTGAAACGGGGTCTCTGTGGAACCCATTTGTTGAACCCATCGATGCATGGGTAGGGCGCGAGCACGTCGAGTACTACGCGATTCGCTGGCGTCCAGGTCCACGATTGAACAGGCATGAGGCCTTTGGCGTGTTGCTGATGGGCCAGATCGCCGGGCATGAGGTGTTCGGTGAATTGAGCGGCTTTGGACGCGACGTCATGGAAGCGGTTGTGATCGCAGTGATAGGAAGCGAGAACGACTCTTTCGGCCTGTCGCAGATGGTTGCCGCGGCCGATGCCGAAAGTTCGAAGACTGACCGATCACGGTTGAGCGAGTTCTGGTCGGAAGGCTCGTTGATGTCCGATCCAATCGTGAACCGCTTACTTGAATCAGCAAACGCGCTGCTCAAACGACGCTCGTGGGTTGCGAACGGTCCTGGTCATCCCATTCTGCTTTCGGAACAAGGGGCTTACCTGATTTGGCCGAAGGCTTTCAACTCGATGATGAAAGAGTTGCAGCAGCAACAGCGGGCCGTCGGTGTCCCGAACGACCCGGTTGAGGTCGCGCAGATGTTCGTGCGTGCAGGCGTTGCCAAGCCACGAATTCTTGCTAACGGCCAGCCGTCGGCGCTCTGGGCATTGGCCATGCCAGAGCAGGCCGAGAGCGGCGCCCACGCCGGCGGAGGCTCGCCGTTTGATGCGTTTGTGGACGCCATGAGGCAGACATCCCAGGCGCTCCTCATCCCGGACCCAAGTCCGATGCTGTCAGGCGTCGCGGTCGCAACTCCGATGGCGGTTCGTCTCGCTCCAGAGCCTGGTGCGGCGGTAATCGCCGATTCACATCCAGTAATGGCTGCGGAAACTGCCGGGACTGGCGTGGAAGCATTCGCTTGCGACGCGAATGAAACGCATGGCGCTGGCGTCATTCAACCGGCTGCTCCCGAGTTGCAGCGAGAATCGGCAATCGAAGCCGAAAGCACTAAAAACCTGGCCAGGTCGGGATCATCGACTGGAAATCAATCGCTCGAGGATGCTCCGTTGGACGAGCCTGGCGTCGCTATGCCTGATCCCGATGACAAGACTTCTGCATCAGATGATGTCGTTTCTGGTGCCGAGAATGTGCTGAAGAGCGTCGGGATGCTTGGCGCTGCCTTGATAGATCTGGCACGCAAAATCGCTGCTGATCAGAGTTTTCAGGCCAACGAGTATGTGTGCGAGCGGCGCAACGGCCCGCTGTTGGTCCGGTGGCCCAACGCAATCAAATGTGTCTCGAGTGATGTACGCGACATTGCGGACGAGATTGGGAACCACCCTGAGTATCTGTCCAACTCGCTTGATGGACGTGAGCTGCCATCCGGCGGATTGACCTACAGCTATGCGGTGCGCGGAAAGGCATGGAATGTGATCGCGCTGAACAGCGAACTCAGTACCGCGTTTTCAACCATTGCAAGATCAGGTCGACCGAGTTCCCCATGA
- a CDS encoding TrbC family F-type conjugative pilus assembly protein, which translates to MLACLCSPVLAQDASLAQQAQTHAKTEAAAAAALVARAKAVQSAYSASHTQSLQETVAAANKAKLTYLRQIYKEQGYRVPNGPAIAKGTQILVFASKSMPDGDMRGLLEDAYRTPSMRVVFLGGEPHSGVPGLVNWLRRVGAGLKHLPAIEIDPPAFAKYHVRWVPDAVVVHDGKELARVAGVYQPQWIMSHVGAKGGDLGAYGTLYRPVEVNMEAVIKGRIAAFNWKSYVHRAVHDFWRDQVLPLVPHATHPKTYLIDPTITITHNITLPNGTILARAGERVNPLQHMVFTLHLLVIDASSAPQRAFAKAFIDGHQDDHVVVMSTAVPSTSRHGWKTWAQWSTAIDHRLTLYSHAYAQRFKIQGTPSIIEGDGTYLKVVQFARDKKGVWHAAAS; encoded by the coding sequence ATGCTCGCGTGCCTGTGTTCGCCAGTGCTTGCGCAGGATGCGTCGCTGGCGCAACAGGCGCAGACCCATGCGAAGACGGAAGCTGCTGCCGCGGCGGCGCTGGTGGCCAGAGCAAAAGCGGTGCAGTCCGCGTACTCGGCGAGCCACACGCAGTCGCTGCAAGAGACGGTTGCCGCAGCCAACAAGGCCAAGCTGACCTACTTACGCCAGATCTATAAAGAGCAGGGCTATCGAGTGCCCAACGGCCCGGCGATAGCCAAAGGCACTCAGATCCTTGTTTTCGCGTCCAAATCGATGCCCGATGGTGACATGCGGGGCTTGCTCGAGGATGCCTATCGCACGCCCAGCATGCGCGTGGTGTTCCTCGGTGGCGAGCCTCATTCTGGCGTGCCCGGATTGGTGAACTGGTTGCGGCGTGTAGGTGCAGGCCTGAAGCACTTGCCGGCGATCGAGATCGACCCACCTGCATTTGCCAAGTATCACGTTCGCTGGGTTCCGGATGCGGTCGTTGTGCATGACGGTAAGGAGTTGGCGCGCGTGGCTGGTGTTTATCAGCCACAGTGGATCATGAGTCACGTTGGGGCCAAAGGCGGCGATCTAGGCGCCTACGGGACGCTTTACCGCCCGGTTGAGGTCAACATGGAAGCCGTGATCAAGGGCCGGATCGCCGCGTTCAACTGGAAGTCCTACGTCCATCGTGCCGTGCATGATTTCTGGCGCGACCAGGTGTTGCCGCTTGTTCCCCATGCCACGCATCCGAAAACGTATCTGATCGACCCAACGATCACGATCACGCACAACATCACGCTGCCAAACGGGACCATCCTCGCGCGGGCTGGCGAGCGCGTGAATCCTCTGCAGCACATGGTGTTCACGTTGCACTTGCTGGTGATCGATGCATCGAGCGCCCCGCAGCGCGCGTTCGCGAAAGCCTTCATCGATGGACACCAGGATGATCACGTCGTCGTGATGAGTACCGCTGTCCCGTCCACATCACGGCACGGGTGGAAAACATGGGCTCAATGGTCGACTGCGATCGATCATCGACTGACGTTGTACTCGCATGCCTATGCGCAACGCTTCAAGATTCAAGGCACGCCATCCATCATCGAGGGTGACGGCACGTACTTGAAGGTCGTGCAATTCGCCAGGGACAAGAAGGGGGTGTGGCATGCTGCTGCTTCGTAG
- a CDS encoding carbon storage regulator, which produces MLLLRRHVRQSIVIGKDESIELVVLNVGMGRVEIGVIAPRDVPVYRKEISPCTLAKRGSADLEKPASTGKES; this is translated from the coding sequence ATGCTGCTGCTTCGTAGGCATGTCCGGCAATCGATCGTCATTGGCAAGGACGAATCGATCGAGCTGGTGGTACTCAATGTCGGGATGGGGCGCGTTGAGATCGGCGTGATCGCGCCACGAGATGTGCCTGTGTATCGCAAAGAAATCAGCCCATGCACACTCGCTAAACGAGGTTCTGCTGATCTCGAAAAGCCTGCAAGTACGGGTAAGGAATCATAA
- a CDS encoding S26 family signal peptidase, which produces MATTAVSTNPAWQIRFWIKVSAGLLVMALALLYVLNNWRVGFSNEAMQSVGAGWFLVHLEPDYSPAIGTYAVFHVGNGLQGFRPGTLFVKLVVGGPGALIHVGVNKTTVNGKVVAGSLDSLSALHLSPNQVVRTFIVPRNAYFVVGTRPYSYDSRYWGTVPVGAFVGKAYLL; this is translated from the coding sequence GTGGCAACCACGGCCGTCTCGACCAATCCCGCGTGGCAGATCCGGTTCTGGATCAAGGTCAGCGCCGGTCTGCTGGTCATGGCACTGGCGTTACTGTACGTGCTCAACAACTGGCGCGTCGGATTCAGCAACGAAGCCATGCAGTCGGTGGGGGCCGGCTGGTTCCTGGTTCATCTTGAACCTGATTACAGTCCTGCGATCGGGACATACGCGGTTTTTCATGTTGGGAATGGTTTGCAGGGCTTCCGGCCAGGCACGCTGTTCGTGAAGCTTGTCGTCGGCGGCCCTGGTGCATTGATTCACGTAGGGGTGAATAAGACCACGGTCAACGGCAAGGTCGTGGCCGGGTCGCTCGACAGCCTCAGCGCGCTGCATCTGAGTCCGAACCAAGTTGTTCGCACATTCATCGTGCCGAGGAATGCGTACTTTGTCGTCGGGACGCGCCCCTATTCGTACGACAGCCGCTACTGGGGCACGGTGCCTGTTGGCGCGTTCGTCGGTAAGGCGTACCTGCTATGA
- a CDS encoding TraU family protein: MKRLSGIVLVALIMCFAVLAPVRRADASSTCPSAGGAGAVFSNICVGCLFPITIAGAVIGGSPADVPIGADMSPVCFCKSFMGIPIPGITIGMWIPKRVVESVRNPYCSPTLGGSLGGSSGSVLGGLAHGLLGGDGVSAVKAGKSQGFHNVHVFLYPIGEIIGDMLSTACLSDASGPGLIYVSELDPSWNNDQLAELMTPEASVFANEAAVASCMADAAASSTYQPIPSMYWCMGSWGTSYPFDGATTTSDAVRQNSLVTAKAVARLQRFGLIFKTMGPDAVCNAYPEPVLVKNQYKFQQLWPFPETTSDHWMGADPNLWGEWRHAPIVGEDYVTLNWQFSNCCLY, translated from the coding sequence ATGAAACGGCTATCTGGCATCGTGCTGGTCGCGCTGATCATGTGCTTCGCGGTGCTTGCGCCGGTGCGGCGGGCAGATGCTTCTTCAACCTGTCCGAGCGCCGGCGGCGCTGGGGCCGTGTTTTCGAATATCTGCGTCGGCTGTCTTTTCCCCATCACGATTGCGGGCGCTGTAATCGGCGGGAGCCCGGCGGATGTCCCTATCGGCGCCGACATGAGTCCCGTCTGCTTTTGCAAATCGTTCATGGGCATCCCGATTCCTGGCATCACGATTGGCATGTGGATTCCGAAGCGTGTTGTGGAGTCAGTGCGAAATCCGTACTGCTCGCCGACCCTGGGCGGGTCGCTTGGCGGCAGTTCGGGCAGCGTGTTGGGTGGCTTGGCACACGGACTTCTCGGCGGTGACGGCGTATCAGCGGTGAAAGCCGGTAAGTCGCAGGGTTTCCACAATGTGCACGTTTTCCTCTATCCCATCGGCGAGATCATCGGCGACATGCTCTCGACTGCATGCCTCTCCGATGCTTCAGGGCCTGGCCTGATCTATGTGTCGGAACTCGATCCAAGCTGGAACAACGACCAGCTCGCTGAACTGATGACGCCGGAGGCGTCGGTTTTCGCGAACGAAGCCGCGGTCGCTTCTTGTATGGCGGATGCGGCCGCGTCGAGCACATACCAGCCGATCCCTTCGATGTACTGGTGCATGGGGTCATGGGGGACCAGCTATCCGTTCGACGGCGCGACGACTACCAGCGACGCGGTGCGGCAGAACTCGCTTGTGACGGCAAAAGCTGTCGCGAGGCTCCAACGATTCGGGTTGATCTTCAAGACGATGGGCCCGGATGCGGTTTGCAACGCCTACCCGGAGCCGGTGCTGGTCAAGAACCAATACAAGTTTCAGCAGTTGTGGCCGTTCCCGGAGACCACGAGCGATCACTGGATGGGCGCTGATCCGAATCTGTGGGGCGAATGGCGGCATGCCCCGATCGTTGGAGAGGACTATGTCACTTTGAACTGGCAGTTTTCGAACTGCTGTTTGTACTGA
- a CDS encoding DUF4400 domain-containing protein produces the protein MPSPRKQTMPLAGQIIIVFVLLAGLLPMVGSKFIDSQIIKEQVMILRWFGPAKGMEIDERASSWFNGWAVNSGLMRHAIEGSAKSKLSSLFKMAHGAGSPKPAAVSNCSSKAGCASAPSIAIAGAPAAAVPGQQTQQPLGAAADGSPIVHHLYLWWITAIFALAYFALLRLSTLIAWLPVLLPIMIALLVQAHAQRKLKWYSFGGISARQYRMGIRMSGWMLAIAMALFFAPGALPPVAVELCLLLSTSGFALMLANGHKPA, from the coding sequence ATGCCTTCTCCGCGCAAACAGACCATGCCATTGGCTGGCCAAATCATCATTGTATTTGTTCTCCTGGCCGGCCTCTTGCCGATGGTCGGGTCCAAGTTCATCGATAGCCAGATCATCAAAGAGCAAGTGATGATCCTGCGCTGGTTCGGTCCTGCCAAGGGCATGGAAATCGATGAGCGTGCATCATCATGGTTTAACGGATGGGCCGTGAATTCCGGCCTTATGCGTCATGCGATCGAAGGTTCGGCCAAGAGCAAGCTGAGTAGCCTATTCAAAATGGCGCATGGCGCAGGGTCGCCGAAGCCGGCCGCGGTAAGTAACTGCTCTTCGAAAGCTGGTTGTGCATCCGCGCCAAGTATCGCCATAGCGGGCGCGCCAGCCGCTGCGGTGCCTGGGCAGCAGACGCAACAGCCATTGGGTGCGGCCGCGGACGGCTCTCCCATCGTGCATCATTTGTACCTTTGGTGGATCACGGCTATCTTCGCGCTCGCGTATTTTGCGCTCCTGCGTTTGTCCACGCTGATCGCATGGCTACCTGTGTTATTGCCAATCATGATCGCGTTGCTGGTGCAGGCACACGCGCAACGGAAGCTCAAGTGGTACAGCTTCGGTGGTATCTCTGCGCGGCAATACAGGATGGGCATACGAATGAGCGGTTGGATGCTGGCCATTGCCATGGCCCTTTTCTTCGCGCCTGGTGCGTTGCCGCCTGTGGCGGTTGAACTGTGTCTACTGCTTTCGACTTCAGGCTTTGCGCTGATGTTGGCCAATGGCCACAAGCCTGCCTAG
- the traC gene encoding type IV secretion system protein TraC encodes MDKRSSFDGLLEMAVKPLTTAVRLFFGTAFEPHFEDEVMPQWLQAVAYIDEHDLFVLDSGSLGFAFIGSPMSGVDASMADKLGGVLQTQMPNDTVLQFALWTSPDMEQSLGSYAITRNTASGQFLQGLRDEFIDFFRQGTASSVIKGQDVRLRDAKLIVTGKVPVHGEFGPDEIAKVTELRDVIHAGLNACGLHLSRMKSSTYLRVMQTVFNWSPGAAWRKAPESEPNPDLPLTSQILDYDTDVSVDTKGMTFGNRHITVLSPKFYPSRGWFGMAYAFLGEVMSGSRGLREPTWMCLNLWFRDREAEAASISRESTWITHQASTPLARFTPQLADQKRSFDLATAQIGQGDRIVRMQFGMALFSASHDDAVAASANARAYMREFGFQMLSDSFAVAPIFASLMPFGTDVGSAKVLQRFRRTTSRAVVGMLPIMSEWRGTGSPLLPMVSRNGQLMMVSNWDSDTNYNIAIAAESGSGKSFLGQDLIVNGLMQGERFWVVDKGKSYRNLCEQVGGMRMTFGKDSKLCLNPFSIVSDYDEDEDLLCSLVTAMAALTEPLSDLQSAELKKIMRAGWNQLGSEKMCIDAIALLCIKHPDNRIQDVGRQLYPFTREGSYGRLFYGKNNYEANNPLILLELDDLEGRTHLQRVVLLQLMFQIRREMSRLPRGLHKYLMIDEAWEILASGSVGSNEADPVADFIGKAYRQFRKLGGAAITITQSVSDFFINNVTRAIYENSANKWLLGQRSESVEASRQSGRLDLGDHGIRLLKSVHTVPGEYSEVFLYTPAGYGVGRVITPHVTRKLFSTRPSDIEDIARLRSQGLSLMEAARRLSVGDANAMNIVKGDAR; translated from the coding sequence ATGGATAAGCGCTCTTCATTCGATGGACTGCTGGAGATGGCGGTGAAGCCGCTGACGACGGCTGTCCGCTTGTTCTTCGGCACAGCCTTCGAGCCGCACTTCGAGGACGAGGTGATGCCGCAATGGCTGCAGGCGGTCGCCTACATCGATGAGCACGACCTGTTTGTGCTCGACTCGGGTTCGCTGGGATTCGCGTTTATTGGCTCGCCGATGTCTGGGGTTGATGCGAGTATGGCGGACAAGCTGGGTGGTGTTCTGCAGACGCAGATGCCGAACGACACCGTTTTGCAGTTCGCGCTGTGGACAAGCCCCGATATGGAGCAGTCACTGGGCTCGTATGCGATCACGCGGAACACTGCCAGTGGTCAATTTCTTCAAGGTCTGCGCGACGAGTTCATCGATTTTTTCCGGCAGGGAACAGCGTCGAGTGTCATCAAGGGCCAAGACGTCAGGCTACGTGATGCAAAGCTGATCGTGACGGGCAAGGTTCCTGTGCACGGAGAATTTGGTCCAGATGAAATCGCTAAGGTCACCGAACTGCGTGACGTGATTCACGCCGGGTTGAATGCGTGTGGTCTGCATTTATCGCGCATGAAATCGTCTACGTATTTGCGCGTGATGCAAACGGTGTTCAATTGGTCGCCTGGTGCAGCGTGGCGAAAGGCTCCGGAGTCTGAGCCGAACCCGGACCTCCCGTTGACCTCGCAAATCCTCGACTACGACACTGATGTGTCTGTCGACACGAAGGGCATGACGTTCGGAAATCGGCACATTACTGTGTTGTCGCCGAAGTTTTATCCATCGCGTGGCTGGTTTGGCATGGCCTACGCCTTTCTGGGTGAGGTCATGTCGGGCTCGCGCGGACTGCGCGAACCAACATGGATGTGCTTGAATCTGTGGTTTCGTGACCGCGAAGCGGAAGCAGCCTCGATTTCGCGGGAAAGCACTTGGATTACGCACCAGGCGAGCACGCCGCTGGCGCGGTTTACGCCACAGCTCGCTGATCAGAAGCGGTCGTTCGACCTGGCCACGGCGCAGATTGGGCAAGGCGATCGCATCGTTCGCATGCAGTTTGGCATGGCGCTTTTCAGCGCATCACACGACGATGCTGTCGCGGCATCTGCAAATGCCCGTGCCTACATGCGCGAGTTCGGCTTTCAAATGCTGTCTGACAGTTTTGCCGTCGCGCCAATCTTCGCCAGTTTGATGCCATTTGGAACGGACGTTGGTTCAGCCAAAGTCTTGCAGCGGTTCCGACGCACGACGTCGCGCGCTGTTGTCGGCATGCTACCCATCATGTCCGAGTGGCGCGGCACTGGGTCACCGCTATTGCCCATGGTCTCCAGAAATGGGCAGCTCATGATGGTGTCGAATTGGGATTCGGACACCAATTACAACATCGCCATCGCCGCGGAATCGGGCTCCGGTAAGTCGTTCTTGGGCCAGGATCTGATCGTGAACGGCCTCATGCAGGGCGAACGCTTTTGGGTGGTCGACAAGGGCAAGAGCTACCGCAACCTGTGTGAGCAGGTTGGCGGCATGCGGATGACCTTTGGCAAGGACTCGAAGCTCTGTCTGAATCCGTTCTCTATCGTCTCCGACTATGACGAAGACGAAGACCTGCTCTGCTCGCTGGTTACCGCGATGGCTGCACTCACGGAACCGCTTAGCGATCTTCAGTCTGCGGAGCTGAAGAAGATCATGCGTGCCGGATGGAACCAGCTGGGCAGCGAGAAGATGTGCATTGACGCCATCGCCTTGCTCTGCATCAAGCATCCGGACAATCGCATCCAGGACGTTGGGCGCCAGCTCTATCCATTTACCCGCGAAGGGAGTTATGGACGCCTGTTTTATGGCAAGAATAACTACGAGGCGAATAACCCGCTCATTCTGCTCGAATTGGACGATCTTGAGGGCCGCACGCACTTGCAGCGCGTCGTGCTGCTGCAGCTCATGTTCCAGATCCGTCGTGAAATGAGCAGGCTGCCTCGCGGTTTGCACAAGTACCTGATGATCGACGAGGCTTGGGAAATCCTCGCTTCGGGGTCGGTCGGTTCGAACGAAGCAGATCCGGTTGCCGACTTCATCGGGAAGGCGTACCGACAGTTCCGCAAGCTGGGCGGCGCGGCGATCACGATTACCCAGTCCGTCAGCGATTTCTTCATCAACAACGTCACACGCGCGATCTACGAAAACAGCGCCAACAAGTGGCTGCTTGGACAGCGCAGCGAGTCGGTGGAGGCGTCACGCCAGAGTGGGCGATTGGACCTCGGCGATCACGGTATCCGCCTGTTGAAGAGCGTCCACACGGTACCTGGCGAATACTCGGAGGTGTTCCTCTACACGCCGGCTGGTTACGGCGTCGGTCGCGTGATCACGCCGCATGTCACAAGGAAGCTGTTCTCGACGCGACCCAGTGACATCGAGGACATCGCTCGCCTGCGTAGTCAAGGTCTGTCGCTCATGGAGGCGGCGCGGCGCTTGAGCGTTGGCGATGCAAATGCGATGAACATCGTCAAAGGAGATGCACGATGA